In one window of Arthrobacter pascens DNA:
- a CDS encoding DUF2142 domain-containing protein: MIAARIARFRRAIGRSWFLPSFLILFGLSLSWVLASPVGAVPDEPAHSIKAAAVARGQLLGTQTGTDGPLLAVEVPRYIAQVNDMSCFAREVDKTPRCASELGGNSDEMVTAVTTAGLYNPVYYAIIGWPSLTTSGLKAFYVMRICSAFLSCLFLASAFGAVSLLARRKWALVTLSVAITPMVLFLNGAVNPNSLEYATTAAIAANLLLLLERTTSDRLPVVPILVTTAAAALLANTKALSLLWLLVVVVAVAITATSAQLRRLVTNPAVLAGAAFIGLSSVMAIMWILRHDSLSSKPFEGAGMSPADGAEIMLDRTFTYMIGWIGQFGWLELNAPVAVISFWMGMIFAVSMGVLFFTRGRARTAALLLSLSLVALPVILQAQIINQQGIVWQGRYVLAVFVPFMLLAGVAIDRSATNPIPPGGRKALAIVLGMVFVAQVSTFVWVLRRYTTGLALDVRWIEMVVDPQWQPPLGTLAVVAIFTVVTALGALLLRRHINTDELPPRESAASNEEPTSGASNEEPTSGATTASRHDSIRQDL; encoded by the coding sequence GTGATCGCTGCCCGGATAGCCCGATTCCGCCGGGCCATAGGCCGATCTTGGTTTTTGCCGTCGTTCCTGATCTTGTTCGGCCTAAGCCTCTCGTGGGTTCTCGCTTCCCCCGTTGGTGCCGTTCCGGATGAGCCCGCTCATTCCATCAAGGCAGCGGCCGTCGCCCGGGGACAGCTCCTGGGGACGCAAACGGGAACGGACGGGCCGCTCCTTGCTGTGGAAGTCCCGCGCTACATCGCGCAAGTCAATGACATGTCATGTTTCGCGAGGGAAGTCGACAAGACCCCCCGCTGCGCTTCAGAGCTGGGTGGCAATTCAGATGAAATGGTCACAGCGGTCACAACCGCGGGCCTGTACAACCCCGTTTACTATGCAATCATCGGTTGGCCGTCGCTGACCACCTCCGGGCTCAAAGCCTTCTACGTGATGCGGATATGCAGCGCCTTCCTGAGCTGTCTTTTCCTCGCGTCAGCTTTTGGCGCCGTCAGCCTGTTGGCCCGTCGCAAATGGGCGCTCGTGACACTTTCGGTCGCGATTACCCCCATGGTCCTGTTCCTCAATGGGGCAGTCAACCCCAACAGTCTTGAATATGCAACGACTGCGGCGATAGCCGCAAACCTCCTATTGCTGCTGGAGAGGACCACTTCGGACAGGCTTCCGGTGGTACCTATCCTGGTCACTACCGCTGCGGCCGCCCTCCTGGCCAACACGAAAGCGCTTTCGTTGCTATGGCTTTTGGTGGTTGTCGTGGCCGTGGCCATCACCGCCACCAGCGCCCAGTTGCGGCGGCTCGTCACCAACCCCGCTGTCTTGGCTGGTGCGGCATTCATAGGTCTCTCTTCCGTCATGGCCATCATGTGGATTCTTCGTCACGACAGTTTGAGCAGCAAGCCGTTTGAAGGCGCGGGCATGAGTCCTGCCGACGGCGCTGAAATCATGCTCGACAGGACTTTTACCTACATGATCGGCTGGATCGGACAGTTCGGATGGCTGGAACTGAATGCCCCTGTTGCAGTGATTTCCTTTTGGATGGGGATGATCTTCGCGGTTTCAATGGGCGTTTTGTTCTTCACGCGTGGACGCGCGCGTACCGCTGCCCTGCTGTTGTCGCTCTCCCTAGTAGCGTTGCCTGTGATACTCCAAGCCCAGATAATCAATCAACAGGGAATTGTCTGGCAGGGACGATATGTCCTCGCTGTTTTCGTACCATTCATGCTTCTTGCTGGCGTCGCGATAGACAGATCGGCCACCAATCCTATCCCGCCGGGCGGTCGCAAAGCCCTCGCCATTGTTCTCGGAATGGTATTTGTTGCCCAGGTGTCCACGTTCGTTTGGGTGCTCCGAAGATACACGACAGGTCTTGCCCTCGATGTCCGCTGGATTGAGATGGTCGTTGACCCCCAGTGGCAGCCCCCACTCGGTACTCTAGCCGTGGTGGCCATCTTCACAGTGGTAACTGCACTCGGCGCTCTTCTCCTGCGGCGGCACATCAATACAGATGAATTGCCGCCCCGGGAATCCGCAGCCTCCAATGAGGAACCCACCTCCGGGGCCTCCAATGAGGAACCCACCTCAGGCGCGACCACGGCTTCCCGTCATGATTCCATCAGACAGGACTTATGA
- the rfbA gene encoding glucose-1-phosphate thymidylyltransferase RfbA produces the protein MRGIILAGGTGSRLHPITLGVSKQLMPVFDKPMIYYPLSTLILAGIRDILIITTPHDAEQFQRLLGDGSQFGVSLSYLQQPSPDGLAQAFVLGADHIGSEPVALVLGDNIFYGQGMGTQLRRFEDIDGGAVFGYWVADPKSYGVVEFDASGKAISLEEKPEKPKSHYAVPGLYFYDNDVVDIARNLKPSPRGELEITDVNRTYLEKGKLQVEILPRGTAWLDTGTFNDLNDASNFVRTTENRQGLKIGAPEEIAWRLGFLSDDELRQRAEPLRKSGYGTYLLGLLEDGR, from the coding sequence ATGCGCGGAATCATTCTGGCCGGCGGTACCGGCTCAAGGCTCCATCCGATCACCCTTGGTGTCAGCAAGCAGCTGATGCCGGTTTTCGATAAGCCAATGATCTACTACCCGCTCTCCACGCTTATTCTGGCTGGCATCCGGGACATCCTGATCATCACCACACCCCACGACGCCGAGCAGTTCCAGCGCCTTCTGGGGGACGGCTCGCAGTTCGGCGTCAGCCTCAGCTACCTCCAGCAACCATCTCCGGATGGTCTGGCCCAGGCATTCGTCCTGGGAGCGGACCACATTGGCAGCGAGCCTGTGGCGCTGGTCCTGGGCGATAACATTTTTTACGGGCAGGGTATGGGAACCCAGCTTCGTCGTTTTGAGGACATCGACGGCGGCGCGGTCTTCGGCTATTGGGTTGCCGACCCGAAATCGTACGGTGTGGTGGAGTTCGACGCCAGCGGCAAAGCCATCTCCCTTGAGGAGAAGCCCGAGAAACCCAAGAGCCACTATGCCGTCCCCGGGCTGTACTTCTACGACAACGACGTCGTTGACATTGCGCGGAACCTCAAGCCTTCCCCTCGCGGCGAGCTGGAGATCACGGACGTCAACCGGACATATCTGGAAAAAGGAAAGCTTCAGGTTGAGATCCTCCCCCGCGGAACGGCATGGCTGGACACGGGAACTTTCAACGACCTTAACGACGCGTCCAATTTTGTCCGCACGACAGAGAACCGCCAGGGCCTGAAGATCGGGGCTCCTGAGGAGATCGCCTGGCGACTTGGGTTCCTCAGTGACGACGAACTTCGCCAGCGTGCGGAGCCCCTTCGCAAGAGCGGCTACGGAACGTATCTGCTGGGGCTCCTGGAAGACGGTCGTTGA
- a CDS encoding bifunctional dTDP-4-dehydrorhamnose 3,5-epimerase family protein/NAD(P)-dependent oxidoreductase — translation MGVEFQKKLAATETPIPGMLLFDLPVHGDNRGWFKENWQREKMMALGLPDFSPVQNNISFNDKAGTTRGIHAEPWDKFVSVATGRIFGAWVDLREGPTFGSVFTAELDAGKAIFIPRGVANSYQTLEDNTSYVYLVNDHWSPDAEYTFLNLADETVNIAWPIPLEQAEVSDKDLAHPRLADVTPMAPRKILVLGADGQLGKALRAEYSDDASVEFADRNTFDLLDPASFRTRHWRKYSTIINAAAFTAVDAAETSEGRQAAWALNVTAVAELARIALEAGIVLVHVSSDYVFDGSRASHDEAEGFTPLGVYAQTKAAGDAVVSVVPRHYVIRTSWVIGDGPNFVRTMASLAEKGVSPTVVNDQVGRLTFAEDLAAGIKHLLDVEAPYGTYNLTNDGDPQSWADIAAEVFELSGRARSSVTGVSTSEYFRGKTAAPRPSNSVLDLAKITDTGFRPQLAATRLKNYLENSK, via the coding sequence ATAGGCGTGGAGTTCCAAAAGAAGCTCGCTGCCACGGAAACACCGATCCCGGGCATGCTGCTTTTCGATCTCCCTGTTCATGGTGATAACCGGGGCTGGTTCAAGGAAAACTGGCAGCGGGAGAAGATGATGGCGCTGGGGCTGCCTGACTTCAGCCCCGTACAGAACAACATCTCATTCAACGATAAAGCCGGCACGACACGGGGAATCCACGCGGAACCCTGGGACAAGTTCGTGTCAGTTGCAACGGGCCGCATCTTTGGCGCCTGGGTGGATCTTCGTGAGGGTCCCACTTTCGGCTCCGTATTCACTGCCGAGCTGGATGCGGGAAAGGCGATTTTCATTCCGCGGGGTGTGGCCAACTCGTACCAGACCCTCGAGGACAATACGTCGTACGTTTACCTGGTCAATGACCATTGGTCTCCCGACGCGGAATATACTTTTCTGAATCTCGCCGACGAAACCGTGAACATCGCCTGGCCGATTCCGCTCGAGCAGGCGGAAGTGTCAGACAAGGACCTGGCGCATCCCCGCCTGGCCGACGTCACTCCGATGGCACCCAGGAAGATCCTTGTGTTGGGTGCCGATGGACAGCTTGGGAAGGCTCTTCGCGCTGAGTATTCGGACGATGCCAGTGTCGAGTTTGCGGATCGAAACACCTTTGACCTCCTCGATCCTGCTTCCTTCCGGACCCGCCATTGGCGGAAATACTCCACGATTATCAATGCCGCAGCCTTCACCGCTGTTGATGCTGCTGAGACGTCCGAAGGACGGCAGGCGGCGTGGGCGCTTAATGTCACCGCAGTTGCTGAGCTGGCAAGAATTGCCCTTGAAGCGGGCATAGTCCTGGTGCATGTCTCCAGCGACTACGTCTTCGACGGCTCCCGCGCGTCGCATGATGAGGCCGAAGGATTTACGCCGCTGGGTGTCTATGCGCAGACCAAGGCAGCGGGTGACGCCGTTGTGAGCGTGGTTCCCCGGCATTATGTCATCCGCACCAGCTGGGTCATCGGTGACGGTCCGAACTTTGTCCGTACGATGGCGTCACTCGCGGAAAAGGGTGTTTCGCCCACGGTTGTCAACGACCAGGTAGGCCGTCTGACCTTCGCAGAGGACCTGGCGGCCGGGATCAAGCATCTCCTGGACGTCGAGGCACCCTATGGCACCTACAATCTCACGAACGACGGCGATCCCCAGTCCTGGGCTGATATTGCTGCTGAGGTTTTTGAATTGTCGGGAAGGGCCCGTAGCAGTGTCACAGGCGTCTCCACGTCGGAGTACTTTCGCGGAAAGACGGCCGCGCCCCGGCCCTCGAACAGCGTGCTTGACCTCGCTAAGATCACCGACACCGGGTTCCGCCCCCAACTGGCGGCAACGCGCCTCAAGAACTACTTGGAGAACAGCAAGTAG
- a CDS encoding glycosyltransferase family 2 protein — MYNGARIAAVVPAYQEERMIGRVIETMPDYVDHIVIVDDCSPDNTSDAVRAAGDSRVELIRHEVNQGVGGAIITGHRKAMELGADVNVVMAGDAQMDPAYLPDLLEKVVDDGYGFAKANRFFSAGSFSGMPKYRIFGNILLSFMTKLASGYWHLFDPQNGYTAVRTEILRRLPLDSISKRYSFENDMLLNLNILQVPAVDVPIPAVYGDEVSSIRLTKVVPELLHMLGTGFWKRIWYRYVLWSFSPVALMLFLGIILFGLGTAISIWVCFQILASTVATAATVMLAALPLMLGTQLLISALQLDIQSSPSSPSLPHIRHHGRTGR; from the coding sequence ATGTATAACGGCGCCCGGATCGCGGCTGTGGTTCCTGCTTATCAAGAGGAACGAATGATCGGGCGTGTCATTGAAACAATGCCCGACTACGTGGACCACATTGTCATCGTGGATGACTGCAGCCCGGACAACACGTCCGACGCTGTTCGTGCAGCCGGAGACTCACGCGTGGAACTCATTCGTCACGAAGTCAACCAAGGCGTTGGAGGTGCCATCATCACCGGTCATCGCAAAGCAATGGAGCTGGGAGCGGATGTCAATGTAGTCATGGCCGGCGATGCCCAGATGGATCCCGCCTACCTTCCCGATCTATTGGAAAAGGTAGTGGACGACGGCTATGGATTTGCCAAAGCAAACCGGTTCTTCTCTGCTGGATCGTTCTCCGGCATGCCCAAGTACCGCATTTTTGGAAACATCCTGCTTTCCTTCATGACCAAACTTGCATCCGGTTATTGGCATCTCTTTGACCCGCAGAACGGTTATACGGCCGTGCGAACCGAGATTCTCCGGCGCTTACCCTTGGATTCCATCTCAAAGCGCTACAGCTTCGAGAACGATATGCTCCTGAACCTGAATATCCTGCAGGTACCCGCTGTGGACGTTCCCATCCCCGCGGTTTATGGTGACGAAGTATCCAGTATCAGGTTGACGAAAGTTGTGCCTGAACTCCTGCATATGCTTGGGACAGGGTTTTGGAAGAGGATCTGGTACCGGTACGTCCTCTGGTCCTTCTCTCCTGTTGCGCTCATGCTCTTCTTGGGAATCATCCTGTTCGGGCTGGGTACAGCCATCAGTATCTGGGTCTGCTTCCAGATTCTGGCCAGTACAGTAGCAACTGCTGCCACCGTCATGCTGGCCGCGTTGCCGTTGATGCTTGGCACTCAGTTATTGATTAGCGCGCTGCAGCTCGACATACAGTCCAGTCCCTCGTCGCCCAGTCTCCCCCACATTAGACACCACGGCAGGACAGGCCGCTGA
- the rfbB gene encoding dTDP-glucose 4,6-dehydratase: MQRLLVTGGAGFIGSNFVHYAMSSTDNYVTVLDKMTYAGNLASLTQLPADRFQFVKGDICDQPLVDELVAAHDVVVHYAAESHNDNSLHDPRPFLDTNIIGTYTLIEAARKHGKRFHHISTDEVYGDLELDDPERFTENTPYNPSSPYSSTKAGSDLLVRAWVRSFGLQATISNCSNNYGPYQHVEKFIPRQITNVIDGIRPKLYGKGENVRDWIHANDHSSAVLAIIAKGRIGETYLIGADGEKNNKDVVELILKHMGQAPDAYDHVVDRPGHDLRYAIDSTKLRDELGWEPQFSNFDAGIEDTIAWYRDNEDWWRPQKAATEAKYQEQGQ, from the coding sequence ATGCAGCGACTTCTAGTAACCGGCGGCGCCGGCTTCATTGGCTCCAATTTCGTCCACTATGCCATGTCCTCGACAGACAACTACGTGACCGTCCTCGACAAAATGACGTACGCCGGTAATCTGGCTTCGCTCACGCAACTTCCCGCCGATCGCTTTCAGTTCGTTAAGGGCGACATCTGTGACCAGCCTCTGGTTGACGAGCTGGTCGCGGCTCATGACGTCGTGGTGCATTATGCAGCGGAATCGCATAACGACAATTCCCTGCATGACCCCCGCCCGTTCCTGGACACGAACATCATCGGCACTTATACGCTGATCGAGGCGGCACGTAAGCACGGCAAGCGGTTTCATCACATTTCCACGGATGAGGTCTATGGAGACCTGGAACTGGATGACCCCGAACGGTTCACCGAGAACACGCCTTACAATCCGTCGAGCCCGTACTCCTCCACGAAAGCCGGCTCCGACCTCCTGGTGCGTGCCTGGGTACGCTCCTTCGGGCTGCAGGCAACCATCAGCAACTGCTCAAACAACTACGGACCGTATCAGCATGTGGAGAAGTTCATTCCACGCCAGATCACTAACGTGATCGACGGGATCCGGCCCAAGCTGTACGGCAAGGGTGAGAATGTTCGCGACTGGATCCACGCCAACGATCACTCGTCCGCTGTTCTGGCGATTATCGCCAAGGGCCGGATCGGCGAAACGTACCTCATCGGCGCCGACGGGGAAAAGAATAACAAGGACGTTGTGGAGCTCATCCTTAAGCACATGGGACAGGCGCCGGACGCGTACGATCACGTCGTGGACAGGCCTGGCCACGACCTGCGCTACGCCATCGACTCGACCAAGCTCCGCGACGAGCTCGGCTGGGAGCCCCAGTTCTCCAACTTTGACGCGGGGATCGAGGACACGATCGCCTGGTACCGGGATAACGAGGACTGGTGGCGGCCGCAGAAGGCAGCAACCGAAGCAAAGTATCAAGAGCAGGGCCAATAG
- a CDS encoding GtrA family protein, with translation MTLHNHEAVGSTKERTFKQLVLTATRNSAFRYLLFGGLSFLVDFGLLVLFREAFRWNLALASATAFLLSFAFSFTVQKLFAFKSGHRTHVSLVRYAILVAANTIATVIIVQLLSLTGLGYGGAKVVSTAATTLWNYFLYRHWVFGGKRPPLTKPGVEDNRKDFVNNV, from the coding sequence ATGACCTTGCATAATCACGAGGCCGTCGGGAGCACTAAAGAACGTACATTTAAGCAGCTCGTACTGACGGCCACAAGAAACAGTGCCTTCAGGTACCTTTTGTTTGGCGGGCTCTCTTTTCTGGTTGATTTCGGGCTCCTGGTTCTATTCCGTGAAGCGTTCCGATGGAATCTGGCCCTGGCGTCTGCCACGGCCTTCCTGCTGAGCTTCGCGTTCAGCTTCACTGTGCAAAAGCTGTTTGCGTTCAAATCCGGCCACCGGACGCATGTAAGTTTGGTCCGTTATGCCATCCTGGTCGCCGCCAATACGATAGCGACTGTCATTATTGTTCAGCTTTTGTCCCTCACCGGCCTGGGGTATGGCGGCGCAAAAGTGGTCTCGACTGCTGCCACCACTTTATGGAATTACTTCCTCTACAGGCATTGGGTTTTCGGAGGCAAACGGCCCCCATTGACCAAACCCGGCGTAGAGGATAATCGAAAGGATTTCGTCAACAATGTATAA
- a CDS encoding GH25 family lysozyme: protein MPTFGVQGLDVSGHQPSVDWQQQWNMGARFAYVKATEGSYFTSDSFNSQYQGSRNVGMIRGAYHFAIPNGSSGSDQARFFVQNGGGWSPDGYTMPPVLDFEFNPYAGRTINGFYFGNTCYDMSPSQLASWVRDFGSTMQSLTGRLPVIYTNTSWWRQCLGDPAGFGDYPLWVASYPGSATNDAGPVPSSWGTYSIWQYSSTGPFAGDSNVWNGTPAQLKEFATVGDFWPSGPSIKSDADVLAADASGNLLNYASNGAGGLMAPKTIGTGWTNLRSATVTDWDGDGIRDIFSQWNNGDLLVYKGTATGGFSAPIRVGQGFQGDLITLGAWRSTDSLPGVMARKPSGDLVYYGRSGDGLQSGTVSGTGWGNINITMLDFDGDGKQDILAQTGAGEMKLYRSNGAGSFIAESRTVVGTGWKAITAVSLSNGFNGSGSEGLVVRRDGGALQYFPVKSGSWGNPTTIGTGWSPLLILGSGDQTGPLPWATPADTLAVTAEGTLLLYPADAGSLLSGRTTGTGWTNLQALFNTDWDRDGKPDLLAQWKDGSLTLYKGLTGGGYAAPVRLAIGLQDKTLTVGPWNKSDQRPAIVAKATNGDLFYLPRGSGDTLNTQVAIGWGWSGLDITMIDFDGDGNQDLLARRSDGQLLLYRTDGASNFLSEDRKVVGSGWNSVDAATVNPGFLGAGTTGLTVRFKDGTLAYYPIVAGTWRTPMTIGSGWTPLTIAGSARWP from the coding sequence ATGCCCACCTTTGGTGTCCAGGGACTCGACGTGAGCGGCCATCAGCCCAGCGTCGACTGGCAACAACAGTGGAACATGGGGGCCAGATTCGCCTACGTCAAAGCCACAGAAGGAAGCTACTTCACCAGCGACTCTTTCAATTCCCAGTATCAGGGATCCCGTAACGTAGGAATGATCCGCGGCGCCTATCACTTTGCAATCCCCAACGGATCCTCAGGCTCGGACCAGGCCCGCTTCTTCGTCCAGAACGGCGGTGGTTGGTCCCCTGACGGTTACACGATGCCGCCCGTGCTCGACTTTGAGTTCAATCCCTATGCGGGCAGAACCATCAACGGATTCTATTTCGGCAACACCTGTTATGACATGTCACCGTCCCAGCTGGCGTCCTGGGTCCGAGACTTCGGCAGCACCATGCAGTCACTGACCGGGCGCTTGCCTGTCATCTACACCAACACCAGCTGGTGGAGGCAGTGCCTGGGTGATCCTGCCGGCTTTGGCGACTATCCGTTATGGGTGGCTTCCTACCCGGGATCGGCAACGAACGACGCCGGACCTGTTCCCTCGAGCTGGGGCACCTACAGCATCTGGCAATACAGCAGCACAGGGCCGTTCGCAGGGGACTCGAACGTGTGGAATGGCACTCCGGCCCAACTCAAAGAATTCGCAACGGTAGGCGACTTTTGGCCAAGCGGGCCCTCAATCAAGTCAGACGCTGATGTTCTGGCCGCGGACGCTTCGGGCAACCTGCTGAATTACGCCTCCAACGGCGCGGGCGGCCTCATGGCACCAAAAACCATAGGCACGGGCTGGACAAATCTTCGGTCCGCTACCGTGACCGACTGGGACGGTGACGGCATCCGCGATATCTTTTCGCAGTGGAACAACGGTGACCTCCTCGTGTACAAGGGCACTGCCACAGGAGGGTTCTCTGCTCCCATCCGGGTTGGCCAGGGATTTCAGGGCGACCTCATCACTCTTGGTGCCTGGCGGTCCACCGATTCACTTCCCGGCGTAATGGCACGGAAACCTTCAGGAGATCTGGTCTACTACGGGAGGTCGGGAGACGGGTTGCAATCCGGCACCGTTTCCGGCACTGGTTGGGGAAACATCAACATCACCATGCTCGACTTCGACGGTGACGGTAAGCAAGACATCCTGGCCCAAACCGGCGCCGGCGAAATGAAGCTCTACCGCTCAAACGGTGCAGGTTCGTTCATTGCCGAGTCACGGACCGTAGTGGGCACAGGATGGAAGGCCATCACCGCAGTGTCGCTCAGCAACGGCTTTAACGGATCCGGATCAGAGGGTCTTGTCGTCCGACGGGACGGCGGCGCCTTGCAGTATTTCCCAGTCAAAAGCGGGTCATGGGGAAATCCGACCACGATCGGAACAGGATGGAGCCCACTCTTGATCCTTGGCTCCGGTGACCAGACGGGGCCGCTTCCCTGGGCCACACCCGCTGACACCCTGGCCGTGACTGCAGAAGGAACCCTTCTTCTCTATCCCGCCGACGCTGGCTCGCTTTTGTCGGGCCGGACGACCGGGACTGGCTGGACGAACCTCCAGGCCTTGTTCAATACGGACTGGGACCGGGACGGGAAGCCGGACCTTCTAGCCCAGTGGAAGGACGGCAGTCTGACCCTCTACAAGGGCCTTACCGGTGGAGGGTATGCAGCCCCGGTAAGACTTGCTATCGGGCTCCAGGATAAGACCTTGACCGTGGGCCCCTGGAACAAAAGCGACCAGAGACCGGCCATCGTGGCCAAAGCAACGAACGGCGACCTGTTTTACCTGCCCCGCGGGAGCGGCGACACTCTCAACACCCAGGTCGCCATTGGCTGGGGATGGAGCGGCCTCGATATCACCATGATTGACTTCGACGGCGATGGCAACCAAGACCTCCTGGCACGGCGGTCGGACGGTCAACTTCTGCTCTACCGCACCGATGGAGCGTCCAACTTCCTCAGCGAGGACCGCAAAGTAGTGGGCAGCGGCTGGAACTCGGTTGATGCCGCAACAGTGAATCCGGGATTCCTGGGAGCGGGCACGACAGGTCTCACCGTCAGGTTCAAAGACGGCACCCTTGCTTACTATCCGATTGTTGCCGGGACGTGGCGGACACCGATGACGATCGGCTCCGGCTGGACCCCGTTGACCATCGCCGGGTCTGCCAGGTGGCCGTAG